A genomic segment from Montipora foliosa isolate CH-2021 chromosome 9, ASM3666993v2, whole genome shotgun sequence encodes:
- the LOC137971263 gene encoding uncharacterized protein, translating to MDYRLCKLVYWPERENLWKTMPMCFRYAFGNKVTVIIDCFEVFIEKPTNLLARAQTFSNYKHHNTIKVLIGITPQGSISFVSEAWGGRTSDKFLTENCGFLNKLLPGDMVMADRGFTISESVGLKQAELAIPAFTKGKAQLDPIDVEKTRGIANVRIHVERVIGLLRNKYTILEGTLPTDFLRGSANEPPNSQVPIIDRILRVCSALVNLCPPIVPYD from the coding sequence ATGGACTACAGATTGTGTAAGCTTGTTTACTGGCCAGAGAGAGAAAATCTCTGGAAAACAATGCCAATGTGTTTCAGGTATGCCTTTGGCAACAAGGTTACTGTAATCATCGACTGCTTTGaggttttcattgaaaaaccaacaaacttGCTAGCAAGAGCACAGACATTTAGTAACTATAAACATCATAACACCATAAAAGTATTAATAGGCATCACCCCTCAAGGAtctatttcatttgtttctgaGGCATGGGGAGGTAGAACTTCTGACAAGTTTCTGACTGAGAATTGTGGATTTCTCAACAAACTTTTACCAGGAGACATGGTCATGGCAGACAGAGGCTTCACCATCAGTGAGAGTGTGGGATTAAAACAGGCTGAACTTGCTATTCCAGCATTTACCAAGGGGAAGGCACAACTTGACCCAATAGATGTTGAAAAGACCAGAGGAATTGCGAACGTGCGGATTCATGTCGAAAGGGTGATTGGGCTGCTGCGTAACAAATATACAATTTTAGAAGGTACCCTACCAACAGACTTTCTTAGGGGTAGTGCTAATGAACCACCAAATTCCCAGGTTCCTATAATTGACCGGATATTAAGGGTTTGCTCTGCTCTTGTGAATTTATGTCCTCCAATAGTACCCTATGATTAG